One region of Rhodophyticola sp. CCM32 genomic DNA includes:
- a CDS encoding HAD family hydrolase — protein MSSNHALPQTHAPSDAFANIDLVIFDFDGVIVDSEVISLGEIRTTLNEFGMDAPLSQIRRAFLGAPVDRICRTVEEWVGAPVGDQFKELWYARIFDRFRKELKLVHGVCELLDILDARAVSYCIASSGSVRRLQTALDAVACGPRFQDRVFSADMVARGKPWPDIFLHALDQMNGAKERTLIIEDSPSGIKAATAAGIPAIGFTGGAHLASCRAEHGSLLMAEGASFCIDRLSEVTEHLS, from the coding sequence ATGTCGTCAAATCACGCCCTCCCTCAAACTCATGCGCCCTCAGATGCGTTTGCCAATATTGATCTTGTTATTTTCGATTTCGACGGGGTGATCGTCGACAGCGAAGTGATTTCGCTTGGGGAAATCAGAACCACGCTGAATGAATTCGGCATGGATGCCCCGCTGTCGCAGATACGGCGCGCGTTTCTGGGGGCCCCGGTCGACCGGATATGCAGAACCGTGGAGGAATGGGTGGGCGCGCCGGTCGGGGATCAGTTCAAAGAGCTGTGGTATGCGCGGATTTTTGACCGGTTTCGCAAGGAGTTGAAACTGGTCCATGGGGTTTGCGAGTTGCTGGATATCCTGGATGCGCGCGCGGTGTCCTATTGCATCGCGTCAAGCGGGTCTGTCCGGCGCCTGCAAACCGCCCTTGACGCGGTGGCCTGTGGCCCCCGCTTTCAGGACCGTGTGTTCAGCGCGGATATGGTGGCCCGGGGAAAACCCTGGCCGGATATCTTTTTGCACGCTCTGGATCAGATGAACGGCGCAAAGGAGCGCACGCTGATCATCGAGGATTCCCCCTCGGGCATCAAAGCCGCCACTGCCGCCGGTATTCCCGCAATCGGGTTCACCGGGGGCGCGCATCTGGCCAGCTGCCGCGCGGAACATGGCAGCCTTCTGATGGCGGAAGGCGCCAGCTTTTGCATAGATCGCCTGTCCGAGGTGACAGAGCATCTGTCTTAA
- a CDS encoding ABC transporter ATP-binding protein yields MATVKLNNVNKFYGAVQALFNVSLDIDEGSFVVFVGPSGCGKSTLLRAIAGLEGIESGEIFIGDTDVSNALPADRDVSMVFQSYALYPHMSVRANMEFGMKVNGVPPAERKERIEQAARVLQLGDYLDRKPAQLSGGQRQRVAIGRSIVKNPKVFLFDEPLSNLDAKLRIQMRVELEALHRKLDATMIYVTHDQVEAMTMADTIVVLNGGHVEQVGSPLDLYHNPVSRFVAEFIGSPSMNVFAKDAIGDALPMDIGDTVTHLGIRPEHVELTDAATGGLPVTIVGKEELGGESFLYLKGPADISLVAKTDGENQSAIGDTPTIGLPENRVHHFDASGKTIKT; encoded by the coding sequence TTGGCCACCGTAAAACTAAACAACGTCAATAAGTTCTACGGAGCGGTTCAGGCGCTTTTCAATGTCTCGCTTGATATCGACGAAGGATCCTTCGTTGTCTTCGTCGGCCCCTCGGGTTGCGGAAAGTCGACCCTGCTGCGGGCCATTGCCGGGCTTGAGGGTATCGAGAGCGGTGAGATTTTCATCGGCGATACGGATGTTTCAAACGCGCTGCCCGCGGACCGGGACGTGTCGATGGTGTTCCAGTCCTACGCGCTTTACCCGCATATGTCGGTGCGCGCGAATATGGAATTCGGCATGAAGGTCAATGGGGTGCCCCCGGCCGAGCGGAAAGAGCGGATCGAACAGGCCGCGCGCGTTCTGCAACTGGGCGATTATCTTGACCGGAAACCCGCACAGCTTTCCGGCGGGCAGAGACAACGGGTGGCAATCGGACGCTCGATCGTGAAGAACCCCAAAGTGTTCCTGTTTGATGAACCCCTGTCCAATCTGGACGCCAAGCTGCGCATTCAGATGCGGGTGGAACTGGAGGCGCTGCATCGCAAGCTGGACGCCACCATGATCTATGTCACCCATGACCAGGTCGAGGCAATGACCATGGCCGATACCATCGTTGTGCTGAATGGCGGACATGTGGAGCAGGTCGGCTCCCCGCTTGATCTGTACCACAACCCGGTCTCGCGTTTCGTGGCGGAATTCATCGGCTCCCCATCAATGAATGTGTTTGCGAAAGACGCGATTGGCGATGCGCTGCCCATGGATATCGGTGACACGGTGACCCATCTGGGCATCCGGCCGGAACATGTTGAACTGACAGATGCAGCAACCGGCGGCCTGCCCGTCACGATTGTCGGGAAAGAGGAACTTGGCGGCGAAAGCTTTTTGTACCTGAAAGGCCCCGCTGACATTTCCCTTGTCGCGAAAACCGATGGTGAAAACCAGTCGGCCATCGGCGACACACCGACCATAGGCCTGCCTGAAAACAGGGTTCATCATTTCGATGCGTCCGGCAAAACCATCAAGACCTAA
- a CDS encoding ABC transporter substrate-binding protein: MNLKRTLGTVAASAVIAAGAATTASADWSLEEAAAPYAGTTVDVVFLLRPGYDAIEEMLPAFEEATGINVNIIRHPYENALGEQVRDFVAGGDLDIALIDLVWIGNFAENEWIVPISNFTSNPDLADPDLNMDDFFPLVLNAFGGWDGEIYGLPVDNYSGLLFYNRCMLEEAGFDGPPETWDQVLNEYGPALTHDGQYAFALQSKRNETQSADSFARMLWPFGGSFLDENFRSNLLSEGSQAGLNFRQELMQYMPEGIVAFDHAETVNAFSQGDVAMITEWSAFYSSVVNPETSRVADCVGIAPEPMGSAGRRPALGGFSMAVASQADEAEQAAAYLFIQWATSQANARQYLEMGGVPARQSVYAEPGVAEEFSFVPALVESWQDGVPEYRPRFAEWPVITEIVQEWGTRMMLGEVSVEEGARTIGERMEEVLEEAGYYSGDRPLAQ, translated from the coding sequence ATGAATCTGAAAAGAACCTTGGGAACGGTGGCCGCGTCCGCAGTGATTGCGGCAGGTGCCGCCACAACTGCATCTGCGGACTGGTCATTGGAGGAAGCCGCAGCGCCCTATGCGGGGACGACGGTGGATGTCGTGTTCCTGCTGCGCCCCGGTTATGATGCGATTGAAGAAATGCTGCCCGCCTTCGAGGAGGCAACCGGCATCAACGTCAACATCATCCGCCACCCCTATGAAAACGCCCTGGGAGAGCAGGTGCGCGATTTCGTGGCCGGCGGCGATCTTGATATCGCCCTGATTGATCTGGTCTGGATCGGCAACTTTGCCGAGAATGAGTGGATCGTGCCGATCAGCAATTTCACCTCGAACCCGGATCTGGCCGACCCGGATCTGAACATGGATGATTTCTTTCCGCTGGTTCTGAACGCGTTTGGCGGCTGGGATGGAGAGATTTACGGCCTGCCGGTCGACAATTATTCCGGTCTGCTGTTCTACAACCGCTGCATGCTGGAAGAGGCCGGGTTTGACGGCCCGCCCGAAACCTGGGATCAGGTTCTCAACGAATACGGCCCGGCGTTGACCCATGACGGTCAATATGCCTTTGCGCTGCAATCCAAACGGAATGAAACCCAGTCGGCTGACAGTTTCGCGCGGATGTTGTGGCCCTTCGGCGGCTCATTCCTGGACGAAAACTTCCGCTCGAACCTGCTGTCGGAAGGCAGTCAGGCGGGTCTGAATTTCCGTCAGGAGCTGATGCAGTACATGCCCGAGGGGATCGTTGCCTTCGACCATGCGGAAACCGTGAACGCCTTTTCACAAGGCGATGTGGCGATGATCACCGAATGGTCGGCCTTCTATTCCAGTGTGGTCAACCCCGAAACCTCGCGGGTTGCCGATTGCGTGGGCATCGCACCGGAACCGATGGGGTCTGCGGGCCGTCGCCCGGCGCTTGGCGGGTTCTCGATGGCGGTTGCGTCACAGGCTGATGAGGCAGAGCAGGCAGCGGCCTATCTGTTCATCCAGTGGGCCACGTCACAGGCCAATGCGCGCCAGTATCTTGAGATGGGTGGCGTGCCAGCCCGGCAATCGGTCTATGCAGAGCCCGGTGTGGCCGAGGAATTCTCGTTCGTGCCCGCCCTGGTGGAAAGCTGGCAGGATGGCGTGCCGGAATATCGCCCGCGCTTTGCCGAATGGCCGGTCATCACCGAGATTGTCCAGGAATGGGGCACGCGCATGATGCTGGGCGAGGTGTCTGTTGAAGAAGGCGCGCGTACCATCGGCGAGCGGATGGAAGAGGTGCTGGAAGAAGCCGGTTACTATTCCGGTGACCGTCCGCTGGCACAGTAA
- a CDS encoding carbohydrate ABC transporter permease encodes MIGKEKKSTIAGFLAPAVISLALIGIAPLLYALYTSLHYFNLTNLRALRFIGLENYQDVLTDSVFWTAIGRTFVLLMTALPIQIALGLGIALVLHQPGLTLLKTLTRLGLVLPMATTYAVVGLLGQVMFNQSFGVVNQLIGFVGIDPVNWIGDSTNAFIMIVFWDIWQWTPFVTLVLLAGLTTVPGEVEEAAKLETKNWWTVLRYVQLPFLMPGLVAVLILRTADTLKLFDMVFTLTRGGPGSATEFIALMIQRVGFRGFDQGLASAQAIILLIITIVLSQLYIRFFYKEV; translated from the coding sequence GTGATCGGAAAAGAAAAGAAATCAACGATTGCGGGTTTTCTGGCCCCTGCCGTGATCAGCCTGGCGCTGATCGGCATCGCGCCGCTGCTATATGCGCTTTACACCAGTCTCCATTATTTCAACCTCACAAATCTCCGCGCGCTCAGGTTCATCGGGCTGGAGAATTATCAGGATGTCCTGACAGACAGCGTGTTCTGGACCGCGATCGGGCGGACTTTTGTGCTGCTGATGACCGCCCTGCCGATCCAGATTGCCCTGGGTCTGGGGATTGCGCTGGTGCTGCACCAGCCGGGGCTGACTCTGCTGAAAACGCTGACACGTCTGGGGCTGGTTCTGCCGATGGCCACGACTTATGCGGTGGTGGGTCTGCTGGGGCAGGTGATGTTCAACCAGAGCTTCGGGGTGGTGAACCAGTTGATCGGGTTTGTCGGCATTGATCCGGTGAACTGGATCGGCGATTCGACCAATGCGTTTATCATGATTGTTTTCTGGGATATCTGGCAGTGGACGCCCTTTGTCACCCTTGTGCTGCTGGCGGGGCTGACCACCGTGCCCGGTGAGGTGGAAGAGGCCGCCAAGCTGGAAACCAAAAACTGGTGGACGGTTCTGCGTTATGTGCAGCTGCCGTTTCTGATGCCGGGCCTTGTGGCGGTCCTGATCCTCAGAACGGCCGATACCCTGAAACTGTTCGATATGGTGTTCACCCTGACCCGCGGCGGGCCGGGATCGGCGACCGAGTTCATCGCCCTGATGATCCAGCGGGTCGGGTTTCGCGGCTTTGATCAGGGGCTGGCCTCGGCGCAGGCGATCATTCTGCTGATCATCACGATTGTGTTGTCGCAGCTTTATATCCGCTTCTTCTACAAGGAAGTCTGA
- a CDS encoding carbohydrate ABC transporter permease, whose translation MSNRAPGSERSLTAQVIIMLVILLFCVFPFYWMVTTSLKTQLVALESPPVWVFSPTLDNYREALFEDGVLQTLLNSIIIAVSTTILAVVLGLPAAYALARFEFRGKKDLWFWFITNRMVSPIVLALPFFLIARNLGMLDKHITLILIYLTFNLPIVIWICTDQFRSIPKDLDEAAKLEGASQFRIFSQICLPLAMPGVAVSSIFSFIFSWNELMFALVLTRNAARTAPAMAVSFMEGYNLPYGKIMATSTLIVIPVLIFALLASRQLVRGLTMGAVK comes from the coding sequence ATGTCCAACCGTGCCCCCGGTTCCGAACGGTCCCTGACCGCGCAGGTGATCATCATGCTGGTGATCCTGCTGTTCTGCGTGTTTCCGTTCTACTGGATGGTGACAACCTCGCTGAAGACGCAGCTTGTGGCGCTGGAAAGCCCGCCGGTCTGGGTGTTTTCACCCACGCTCGACAATTACCGCGAGGCGCTGTTTGAAGACGGGGTGCTGCAAACCCTGCTCAACTCGATCATCATCGCGGTCTCCACCACCATATTGGCCGTGGTTCTGGGGCTGCCGGCGGCTTATGCTCTGGCGCGGTTCGAATTTCGCGGCAAGAAAGACCTGTGGTTCTGGTTCATCACCAACCGCATGGTCTCCCCCATTGTGCTGGCGCTGCCTTTCTTCCTGATTGCGCGAAATCTGGGGATGCTGGACAAGCATATCACGCTGATCCTGATCTATCTCACCTTCAACCTGCCGATTGTCATCTGGATCTGCACCGATCAGTTCCGCTCGATCCCCAAGGATCTGGACGAGGCGGCAAAGCTGGAAGGGGCGTCACAGTTCCGGATCTTCTCGCAAATCTGCCTGCCGCTGGCGATGCCGGGGGTGGCGGTTTCGTCGATTTTCTCGTTCATCTTCTCGTGGAACGAGCTGATGTTTGCGCTTGTGCTGACCCGCAATGCGGCCCGCACGGCGCCGGCCATGGCGGTCAGCTTCATGGAGGGCTATAACCTGCCTTACGGGAAGATCATGGCGACCTCGACCCTGATTGTCATTCCGGTTCTGATCTTCGCCCTGCTGGCCTCGCGACAACTGGTGCGGGGCCTGACCATGGGCGCGGTCAAATAG
- a CDS encoding sugar-binding transcriptional regulator → MSRKIKIDQIDPEEQLLVRLVWACDIEGLTQAAAADRFGITRLRVNKALSEARERGIVRISVDSVYAACAELEWDLARKYGLERAVVVPTPEDKRAIQTLVGNGLGTVLHSVLQDPEIRVFGMSWGNTLNMATRYMEPLNRPDLEIASIMGGLAQGSDVNIYEITTRLADLCNADHSYFTAPLYAGSPESREMFFQQDVIQEMLDKIRSCDAVAMAAGDLRSSLLVKDALPKDVDADALIAKGGVGDLMGYVLDANGQEIDHPINSRIIGMTISDLEKISNVILAAGGLFKVKIIRAILRRGIINTLVTDEDTARALIAK, encoded by the coding sequence ATGTCGCGCAAGATCAAAATTGACCAGATCGACCCGGAGGAACAGCTTCTCGTCCGGCTTGTCTGGGCCTGCGATATCGAGGGGCTGACCCAGGCCGCCGCTGCCGACCGGTTCGGGATCACCCGGTTGCGCGTGAACAAGGCGCTGTCCGAGGCGCGGGAGCGGGGCATTGTGCGGATCAGCGTTGACTCGGTCTATGCCGCCTGCGCCGAGCTTGAATGGGATCTGGCGCGAAAATACGGTCTGGAACGTGCGGTTGTGGTGCCCACGCCCGAGGATAAACGCGCCATCCAGACCCTTGTCGGCAACGGGCTTGGCACCGTGTTGCACAGTGTGCTGCAAGACCCGGAAATCCGCGTCTTCGGCATGTCCTGGGGCAACACGCTGAACATGGCGACCCGGTATATGGAGCCGCTGAACCGCCCGGATCTGGAAATCGCGTCGATCATGGGCGGGCTTGCGCAGGGATCCGATGTCAATATCTACGAGATCACAACCCGGCTGGCCGATCTGTGCAATGCGGATCACAGTTATTTCACGGCGCCGCTTTATGCAGGCAGCCCGGAAAGCCGGGAGATGTTCTTTCAGCAGGATGTCATTCAGGAAATGCTGGACAAGATCAGGTCCTGCGATGCGGTGGCCATGGCCGCGGGCGATCTGCGCAGTTCGCTTCTGGTGAAAGACGCGCTGCCCAAGGATGTGGATGCCGATGCGCTGATTGCAAAGGGCGGGGTTGGCGATCTGATGGGCTATGTTCTGGATGCCAACGGGCAGGAGATCGACCACCCGATCAACAGCCGGATCATCGGCATGACGATCAGCGATCTGGAGAAGATTTCCAATGTGATCCTGGCCGCCGGAGGACTGTTCAAGGTCAAGATCATCCGCGCGATCCTGCGCCGGGGTATCATCAACACGCTTGTCACCGATGAAGACACCGCGCGGGCGCTGATTGCCAAATAA
- the xylB gene encoding xylulokinase, with translation MDNSMFLGIDLGTSAVKVLLIDDDEQVRAEASCPVAEGVLEPPHSEQQPAQWIRSIETALDEIAATRPGAFGAVQAIGLSGHMHGAVLVDKQGEVLRPCIMWDDGRSVAQCKTLTRKADFTGIGGNLVMAGFTAPKLLWVAENEPEIFGKIHKVLLPKDYVRYWLTGEYWAEMSDASGTLWLDVAARRWSERLLGACGLTTDHMARLVEGTEATGTLLPHLANRWGFPKTTIVAGGAGDNAASACGMGVVADGASISLGTSGVVFAPTKTFAPQTGQAVHAFCHAAPGTWHQMGVILSAASCLEWLADLFGHSVADLLSALPHTVTRPATVQFQPHLTGVRTPYNNPLATASFLFLNSDTTKSDLVQATLEGVAFALRDCTAALASAGTRIETAYTVGGGARSEAWLQIISNVTGIELALPENSHNGAAIGAARLAMAAAHGGDISYITRKVKTLRSVAPEAGMHAAYEDAYHSYRAQYKGQTEIATPS, from the coding sequence ATGGATAACAGCATGTTTTTGGGGATCGACCTGGGCACATCAGCGGTCAAGGTTCTGCTGATTGACGATGACGAACAGGTGCGGGCCGAAGCCTCCTGCCCGGTTGCCGAGGGGGTATTGGAACCGCCCCATTCCGAACAGCAACCGGCCCAATGGATCAGGTCAATCGAAACCGCCCTGGATGAGATTGCAGCCACCCGCCCCGGCGCCTTCGGGGCGGTACAGGCTATCGGGTTATCGGGGCATATGCATGGCGCGGTTCTGGTCGACAAGCAGGGCGAGGTTCTGCGCCCCTGCATCATGTGGGATGACGGGCGATCTGTCGCGCAATGCAAAACCCTGACCCGGAAGGCGGATTTCACCGGCATCGGGGGCAATCTGGTCATGGCCGGGTTCACCGCCCCCAAACTGCTATGGGTGGCCGAGAATGAGCCGGAGATTTTCGGGAAGATTCACAAGGTTCTGCTGCCCAAGGATTATGTCCGCTATTGGCTGACCGGTGAATACTGGGCGGAAATGTCCGATGCATCGGGCACGCTTTGGCTGGATGTGGCCGCGCGCCGCTGGTCGGAGCGCTTGCTGGGTGCCTGCGGGCTGACCACCGATCACATGGCCAGGCTGGTGGAAGGGACCGAGGCGACCGGAACGCTCCTCCCCCATCTTGCAAATCGTTGGGGCTTTCCGAAAACCACAATCGTGGCGGGCGGCGCCGGGGACAATGCCGCCTCGGCCTGCGGTATGGGGGTGGTGGCCGATGGTGCGTCGATCAGCCTGGGCACATCGGGTGTGGTGTTCGCGCCGACAAAAACCTTCGCCCCCCAGACCGGTCAGGCGGTGCATGCCTTTTGTCACGCCGCCCCCGGCACCTGGCATCAGATGGGCGTGATCCTGTCGGCGGCAAGCTGTCTGGAATGGCTGGCGGACCTGTTCGGGCACTCTGTGGCCGATCTTTTGTCGGCGCTGCCACACACCGTCACCCGCCCCGCGACAGTGCAGTTCCAGCCGCATCTGACCGGGGTCAGAACGCCGTATAACAATCCGCTTGCCACCGCCTCTTTCCTGTTCCTCAATTCCGACACCACAAAATCCGATCTTGTGCAGGCCACGCTGGAAGGGGTGGCCTTTGCCCTGCGGGATTGCACCGCCGCCCTGGCCAGCGCCGGAACCCGGATTGAAACCGCCTATACCGTGGGTGGCGGCGCGCGGTCCGAGGCCTGGCTTCAGATCATCTCGAACGTGACCGGCATTGAACTGGCCCTGCCGGAAAACAGCCATAATGGCGCGGCCATCGGGGCGGCCCGACTGGCCATGGCCGCCGCGCATGGCGGTGATATCTCCTATATCACCAGAAAAGTGAAAACCCTCAGATCCGTGGCCCCCGAGGCCGGTATGCATGCGGCCTATGAAGATGCCTATCACAGCTATCGGGCCCAGTATAAAGGCCAGACGGAGATCGCGACCCCGTCTTGA
- a CDS encoding NAD(P)-dependent alcohol dehydrogenase: MARALVLEEKNLLSIRDIDLDQSLRPNDVRIQIVTVGICGSDVHYYTHGRIGPFVVEAPMVLGHEASGIVREIGAEVTHLAVGDRVCMEPGVPNLASRASKLGIYNVDPDVSFWATPPVHGCLTPEVIHPAAFTYKLPDNVSFAEGAMVEPLAIGMQAATRAAIKPGDTALVIGAGPIGVVTALSALAGGCSRVYISDIVADKLSVAGAVPGLHAIDAGRDDVTGVIKSATEGWGVDIVFECAGVAPAYPVALDAVRPGGCVVFVGMPVAPVPIDITSAQAKELRLETVFRYANIYERAIELLASGKIDLAPLISATYPFDQSIEAFDRAVSARPTDIKIQISMAEDPA; this comes from the coding sequence ATGGCAAGAGCTCTGGTCCTGGAAGAGAAAAATCTTCTGTCGATCCGGGACATTGATCTGGATCAGTCCCTGCGGCCAAATGATGTGCGTATCCAGATCGTGACGGTCGGCATCTGCGGCAGCGATGTGCATTATTACACCCATGGCCGTATCGGCCCGTTTGTGGTCGAGGCGCCTATGGTTCTGGGGCATGAAGCCTCGGGCATCGTGCGGGAAATCGGGGCCGAGGTGACGCATCTGGCAGTCGGGGATCGGGTCTGCATGGAACCGGGCGTGCCCAATCTGGCGTCGCGGGCCTCGAAACTGGGAATTTACAATGTGGACCCGGATGTTTCCTTCTGGGCAACGCCGCCGGTTCATGGCTGCCTGACGCCCGAGGTGATCCACCCGGCGGCCTTCACCTATAAACTGCCCGACAATGTCAGCTTCGCCGAAGGCGCCATGGTCGAACCGCTGGCCATCGGCATGCAGGCCGCAACCCGCGCCGCGATCAAACCCGGTGATACCGCCCTTGTCATCGGGGCCGGCCCGATCGGGGTGGTCACCGCGCTGTCGGCGCTCGCGGGCGGGTGCAGCAGGGTGTATATCTCGGACATTGTGGCCGACAAACTGTCAGTGGCCGGGGCCGTGCCGGGCCTGCATGCGATAGATGCGGGCCGCGATGATGTGACCGGGGTGATCAAATCCGCCACAGAGGGCTGGGGCGTCGATATCGTGTTTGAATGCGCAGGCGTCGCGCCCGCCTATCCGGTGGCGCTGGACGCGGTGCGCCCGGGGGGCTGCGTTGTGTTTGTCGGCATGCCGGTGGCACCGGTTCCCATCGACATCACCTCGGCACAGGCGAAAGAGCTTCGGCTTGAGACGGTGTTCCGCTATGCCAATATCTATGAACGCGCGATCGAGCTTCTGGCCTCGGGCAAGATTGATCTGGCACCGCTGATTTCGGCCACATACCCGTTTGATCAAAGTATCGAGGCGTTTGACCGGGCGGTGTCGGCGCGCCCGACGGATATAAAGATTCAGATATCCATGGCTGAAGATCCCGCATGA
- a CDS encoding SIS domain-containing protein, giving the protein MTTDQLAEQVCTDIRSGLLSCDPGQLDGLVADILAADQIALYGVGREGLMMKALAMRLMHLELKASVVGDMTTPALGGGDLLIVSAGPGHFATVDALVTVAREAGASSICFTAQPDGPVPQRVTRVVTVPVQTMADAESATGSVLPMGSQYEIVLLLLGEILVYTLGQRLGLSAADMARNHTNLE; this is encoded by the coding sequence ATGACCACGGATCAGCTGGCAGAGCAGGTCTGCACCGATATCCGGTCTGGGTTGCTGTCCTGCGATCCGGGCCAACTGGACGGGCTGGTTGCCGATATTCTGGCAGCGGATCAGATTGCGCTTTACGGGGTCGGCCGCGAAGGGCTGATGATGAAGGCGCTGGCCATGCGGCTGATGCATCTGGAGCTAAAAGCCTCTGTTGTCGGCGATATGACCACGCCCGCGCTTGGGGGTGGGGATCTGTTGATTGTCAGCGCCGGGCCGGGGCATTTCGCAACGGTGGATGCGCTTGTGACCGTGGCCCGCGAAGCGGGTGCATCCAGCATCTGCTTTACCGCGCAACCGGACGGGCCGGTGCCGCAACGGGTGACCCGTGTGGTGACGGTGCCGGTGCAGACCATGGCCGATGCGGAATCCGCGACCGGGTCGGTCCTTCCCATGGGCTCGCAATATGAGATTGTTCTCCTCCTCCTCGGCGAGATTCTGGTTTATACGCTTGGCCAGAGACTTGGGCTGAGTGCTGCGGATATGGCCCGTAACCACACAAATCTTGAGTAG
- a CDS encoding SDR family NAD(P)-dependent oxidoreductase: MADWINRFGLTGKTAFVTGASSGIGMCICEVFADAGAAIVATGRSIEALTALQTRIVEQGGDCAVFTADLTTAEGARSAADQALKAAPQIDILVNSAGVALTGPLPDITASDWDTTMAVNLNAPFWIAQALAPGMIDRGHGKIINISSQTGVVALQDHAAYTASKGGLNAMTKALMVELAPHNIQVNAICPTVVMTQMGRELWSAPERQDPFLARTPLGRFGEPVEIADLALYLASPASNLVNGAIMMIEGGYSSI, from the coding sequence ATGGCCGATTGGATCAACAGATTTGGCCTGACCGGGAAAACCGCCTTTGTCACCGGCGCGTCTTCGGGCATCGGCATGTGCATCTGCGAGGTGTTTGCCGATGCGGGCGCGGCGATTGTGGCCACCGGCCGGTCGATAGAGGCCCTGACAGCGTTACAGACCCGGATCGTGGAACAGGGCGGGGATTGCGCGGTTTTCACCGCCGATCTGACCACGGCGGAAGGGGCCAGATCTGCGGCTGATCAGGCCCTGAAGGCCGCACCGCAGATCGACATTCTGGTCAACAGCGCCGGTGTGGCCCTGACCGGCCCGCTGCCGGATATCACCGCGTCGGACTGGGATACCACGATGGCCGTGAACCTGAACGCGCCGTTCTGGATTGCGCAGGCGCTGGCCCCCGGCATGATCGACAGGGGGCATGGCAAGATCATCAACATCTCGTCCCAGACCGGGGTGGTCGCATTGCAGGATCACGCGGCCTATACCGCCTCCAAAGGCGGGCTGAACGCGATGACCAAGGCCCTGATGGTAGAGCTTGCGCCGCATAACATCCAGGTCAATGCCATCTGCCCGACGGTGGTGATGACGCAGATGGGCCGCGAATTGTGGAGCGCGCCCGAGCGGCAGGATCCGTTTCTGGCCCGCACGCCCCTTGGCCGGTTCGGGGAACCGGTGGAGATTGCGGATCTGGCGCTTTACCTCGCATCGCCCGCGTCAAATCTGGTCAATGGCGCGATCATGATGATCGAAGGGGGCTATTCCAGTATCTGA
- a CDS encoding SDR family oxidoreductase translates to MTETLDGKTVAITGAASGIGLACARACLAAGARVAMVDCAGDQLAEKCRDLGPDAIPIVTDLTDADSVAEMLPQILAATGRLDVFHANAGAYVGGAVIDGNPDDWDRMLSLNINAVFRSVHAVLPHMRDQGAGDILLTSSVAGVVPVMWEPIYTASKHAIQAFAHTLRRQVSGLGIRVGAILPGPVVTALLDDWPQEKMDQALAEGSLMQPEEVADAVLFMLSRPRNVVVRDLVLLPNSVDL, encoded by the coding sequence ATGACAGAGACGCTTGACGGGAAAACCGTGGCCATCACCGGCGCTGCATCCGGCATCGGTCTGGCCTGTGCGCGCGCCTGTCTGGCTGCGGGCGCCCGCGTGGCAATGGTCGATTGCGCCGGGGATCAGCTGGCAGAGAAATGCCGCGATCTGGGGCCTGATGCCATTCCCATCGTGACCGATCTGACCGATGCGGACAGCGTGGCAGAGATGCTGCCGCAAATCCTTGCCGCGACCGGGCGGCTGGATGTGTTCCACGCCAATGCGGGCGCCTATGTGGGTGGCGCGGTGATTGACGGCAACCCGGATGACTGGGACCGGATGCTGAGCCTGAACATCAATGCGGTGTTTCGCAGTGTGCATGCGGTTCTGCCCCATATGCGCGATCAGGGGGCTGGGGATATCCTGCTCACAAGCTCTGTCGCCGGGGTTGTGCCGGTGATGTGGGAGCCGATCTATACCGCCTCGAAACACGCGATCCAGGCCTTTGCCCATACGCTCAGGCGTCAGGTCTCGGGGCTTGGTATCCGGGTGGGCGCCATCCTGCCCGGGCCGGTGGTGACCGCCCTGCTGGATGACTGGCCGCAGGAGAAGATGGATCAGGCCCTGGCCGAAGGCAGTCTGATGCAGCCCGAAGAGGTGGCCGATGCGGTGCTTTTCATGCTGTCCCGGCCGCGCAATGTTGTGGTGCGTGATCTGGTGCTGCTGCCCAACAGTGTCGATCTCTGA